A region of Fibrobacter succinogenes subsp. succinogenes S85 DNA encodes the following proteins:
- a CDS encoding TPM domain-containing protein, whose product MQKRILSILFILLLAIPVAAGFKVNKAGLPKRPQNSYVYDEDRLISKQEVQFINTLSEELYKKAGFGLAVALIHDIGFADFRDYALNIAESWGIGGKSNEGVLIFAAMKQHKRSVEVGYGAEGYLPDVLVERLQQKTIVPAFRVEKYGQGVMQLAWEIAQVVAKEKGITLEVNTDQLPQEDDNWLDGLSLLIFVILFLLVAKNGGGRGNGCLWFLLGNALSNSSRGHHRGGFGGGFGSGGGGFGGGFGGGFGGGHFGGGGSGGSW is encoded by the coding sequence ATGCAAAAAAGAATTTTATCAATACTGTTCATTCTGTTGCTCGCCATCCCGGTTGCGGCAGGTTTTAAAGTGAACAAGGCGGGGCTCCCCAAGCGCCCGCAGAACAGTTACGTGTACGATGAAGACCGCTTGATTTCAAAACAAGAGGTGCAGTTCATCAACACGCTTTCTGAAGAGCTTTACAAGAAGGCGGGCTTTGGACTTGCTGTCGCACTCATCCATGACATCGGCTTTGCTGACTTTAGAGATTACGCATTGAACATCGCCGAAAGCTGGGGCATTGGTGGCAAATCGAACGAAGGCGTCCTGATTTTTGCGGCGATGAAGCAGCATAAGCGCAGTGTTGAAGTCGGCTATGGTGCCGAAGGTTACTTGCCCGATGTACTCGTGGAACGACTCCAGCAAAAGACGATTGTCCCGGCTTTCAGAGTTGAAAAGTACGGCCAAGGCGTGATGCAGCTTGCCTGGGAAATTGCACAAGTCGTTGCCAAGGAAAAAGGAATCACTCTTGAGGTCAACACTGACCAGCTCCCGCAAGAAGATGATAACTGGTTGGACGGACTCTCTCTCCTTATTTTCGTGATTCTGTTCCTGCTCGTCGCGAAGAATGGCGGCGGTCGCGGAAACGGATGCCTTTGGTTCTTGCTTGGGAACGCCCTCAGCAACAGCAGTCGTGGCCACCACCGCGGTGGTTTTGGCGGTGGCTTTGGGAGCGGAGGAGGCGGCTTTGGCGGCGGTTTCGGCGGTGGATTTGGTGGAGGCCACTTTGGCGGTGGCGGCTCCGGCGGAAGCTGGTAA